Genomic segment of Drosophila ananassae strain 14024-0371.13 chromosome 2L, ASM1763931v2, whole genome shotgun sequence:
CTGCTACGAATATgaatttcttattaatttgGATCAGAATAAGTCATGGcaattaattcatttttatacacatttcaAATTTATCGGAAGGGGGCTTCAAGCTtagtcattttttttatatgaaagtgcattttttagtttttaaaacaaCAGTGAACACATTTAATATGACacattattcaaaaaaaaaaaagataaatttatatataaaaatagatTTCACAGTTTattaggttttttttaaatatttttttgggacTTTTTCGTACATTTAACTACAACTCGTTATAAGACGAtaaatttttgccaaaaaatccAAGTTTCCGTCTCTGGTTCAGTTTTATTTCCACTTCcatttatttcacttttttttatttgttttcattgCTTGCAGCACCAACAATATCAATATCTATTTGGATTTAGATATATGTGTATGTATATACAAAATGCACAACTAGATTTCGCTTTTCagaattcaaaattcaaattttttcgtaCACTAATGTCATTCTAAATGCTAAAGTTCTGATTTACTCATTATTATTACGAAGTTATTGTAGAGcaaagggaaaaaatattcaaatattctttCGCATTTGGCGTGAACAAATCTTTGAGTTTGCTTCTTACTAAATTATTGTACATTTAAGATTTAAGTAAagttttttgggtttttcgTGTAAATTTacatatttcttaattttgtttgtttgttttttgtttttttcgtttATATTTTACTTTCAGTTTTTAATGGTAAAAGAAATCACTGTTTAGCCTCCGTTCTTTGACATTAAGTTGGTTGttactttttatattatttttttgggcaaggctGGACGTGCCGCAGGACTGGTTGCGGCGATGTGGCGTTTACTTATTACTGCTGGTAGTGCTGGCGGCGGCTTCGCTGTTGCTGCACTGTTCTATAACGCTGTTCCCCTCCGCCTCGCTGCTTGTGGTAGTCGACGAGACGCTGTCCTCGTCGTTATCATCAGCCCCCTCCTCGTCTTCATCatcgtcctcgtcgtcgtcctcatcgtcatcatcctcgtcgtcgtcgtcttcGTCATCatcctcgtcgtcgtcatcatcCTCTTCGTCCTCGTCATCGTTCTCGTCCACGGCATAGACAATCTCGTTTTCGATCAGCCGCATGTCCATGTCCATGCTGTCGAAGGAGTCAGTAATGACACTGTCGTCGTCAGTCGTTGCATCGTCGTCTTGGTCCGGCTCATCGTCGCCCTGACCAAGCTGTTGCTGTAGGATTGAAGATCCGCCGCCGCCGGCTCCGATGCGCATCTCTTGTACCAGCTCCTTGATCATCTCAGTCTCTATTTCGGTCACCCCCAGTCCCAAGTGACGCTTGTTCACGTCCATCAGAACGTTCTTCAGATTGCGGGCCAGCAGACGCAGGTGCTCATCAGTGCAAGCGTTAGCACTGCTTACATACCGAATATAGTCCTCCAGGTAGTACTTGTTAAAGCTGTCGCGACAGGGATCGCCACTGGCGAACTGCTGGTGTGTGAGAAGTAGTTGATTGATCAGCCAGTTGCGGCCACCCTTCAGCACCTCGATAGCATCTCGGACGCAGGTGCGTCCGAGCTCAAAATTGCGGTACAATGGGTATGTTATTACTCGTCGTAGAAAAGCTACCAGAACATCCCGGTAGTTGTCGAACTGCTCGTAGTAGCAGTACAGCGGACACAATATGCTCCGCGTCCAACCCGACTCGCATGTCGGATCGTTGTTGGTGGTGCGCACATCGTAGCAGATTGCCAGAAGTATACTGATGAGTCCGCAGTCGATTTCGTTCTGGCCCAGGTTTTCCAGCTCTGCTGGTTCCTGTTCCCGACTAAGGTTGTGCAACAGATGCGCCTGCTCTTGAGTCATGGATGTCTCAAAGATCTTGGGCTTGTAGCGCAGAGGATTTTGGTGGCCGGACGGAACTTGCAGCTCAACAAAGTTCATTTTGTACTGTTCGCGCGAAAAGCGCTTCATCTCGTCGACAATACGCTCCTGCTTGCGTTGTATAGGACTCATGCGATGCGGCTCTGCCACGCGGCAAGTGGCAATGTCCAGCTGAGGAGAACTCTAAGCAATTAGATTGAATACCGaggaaattgcaaaaataaaataagaccCACCTCACTGGCGCTGGGAGGACCCCTATACTTGCTGGCAAAGCCGTAGCCAAAGTGATTTGTCAGCTTATAGGTGCGCTCGTTGCCATCGAGCTGTATTTGGCACTGATCGGTGATGCGCTTAAGTTTCCATTCCTGGACGATCGGCTCTTTATCGGCTAGCTGGGAGGCGGAGGCACCCACCAGCATGGGAAGGTGCAGGAAGGTGGCTATGTACTCCTTTCGAAAGCTTTTCGGCTTGGCCGCATCACCAGTTCCGCCACCACCAGTTCCTCCACCCGAGCCCTCTTGTGATCCTGCGTTTAGGGGCAAGCAACGCAGGCAGAGATGGTACTGATTTTCGGCTGTGTTGTACCTTATCAGCAGGGTCTTCAGCTCGCGCAGGTCGAAGGTGCGGCGACTGTGGAATCTGAGGAATGGGGAATACGAATGCGTTATATCTGTGGAATGCGGGGAGCGAGTACAACGATTATGGAGCGGATGCAATGACTCACTTGTATAGCTTAACATCTGCGTAAAAGTACAGATCGTGTGCGTCCACGAATATATCGCAGTTTCTTATGCGATCCACATGTAACGCCTCCGCTACTGCCACAGCGCACGCTCCCTCCCCCGTGCCAGTCACTGTTCCCTGACCATCGCCCGCTGCCGTGGAAGAAGAAGCACCAGCAGCCGAGGGAGCAGCTGCTCCGGGCTGGGGCAACTTGGAGCGCTGCTCCCTGGCATGCGGGTGTGGTATCACTAGGTTGCACGAGTTCTCCAGATAACTGTGTGCGATCTGTCCATTCAGCATCTTCCAACTTTATTCCGTTCCTTTTGATTCTGCTAACTACTGTTTTtagtataattttatttattttaatgacCAGTGTGACCGTCTTCAcgaaactaaaaaaaactgttAATAGCTAGAGCTTACGTTATGCTTAGGACCGTGGAACAGAAGTTTTCGACAAAATCCTGATAAGGCTAAGGAATTTCGTAAGAATGATAAGATTTCGGATAAATGTTTATAAGTTCTAATGGCTTACTAAAAATTTAGAATTCTAATTTCAAATGATCACAAAGAATTCACTTCCTACTTGGatctaaaaattttatataaagtAAACAACTTCTCAATGAAACTGTATAATTTAATGGTAAAAACAATTGTATTGAAGATTTGTTATCtgtttaaatttcaaatattgaaaactCATAAGTTGAATAGCCATTAAAAAAGACATTTTTGAAATTCGAAATGTATGAACGTTTTTAGGCTTTCTTCCTTACGTTTCACAATCGATAACTTCATGTTACGTCATTTCCGCTTGTCGAAAACCTGTAGTTAGGATAGCTTTTTGACATAGTGGCTGTCTAAAGAAGCCCCAAAACCCCAAAGGTACAGAATTCAAACGGTAACACACGAAACTACACATTGTATTAACAATAACTTAATGAAACCCATTGAGAGTCCGACCAACTATCGATAACAGGTTTAGCTTTAAAGCTTATCAGGATAACAAAATCAGTTACAATTTTGTTAAttatagaaaaatttatgatCTGATTTTATTGAGCATCAAAATTATGAGGCTTTAATTGTGAGCCTTTAATTGAATTCTCAATTTATATATCAcgaattatttgtttatatatgtgaAACACATAAATACGAATAATTATAAGAGGAAATATAAACTATTAACGTTtataaatgtataaaatataaaattaattgataaaacttttaaaataacaGTATCTagccaaataaaatataacttaaaaaagctaaaaatgaCGGGAAAATAGCTAAGCTGACAACACTGATGTCAGTCGCCATTATCGATTTGTGGCAGAGGAAAAATAGAGACTTAAAAAATCGAGTAACAGCGTTAGGCACCGGTTAGAGAGCGCATCAAACGCGGCGTTAAATTGTGAGGAGCTTGTGAAGTTAATACCACCATCCGTTATCCGTTTGATTTGTCGTGGCAGGGCTcgaataaaagtatttttcccTTAGAAATTCTCAATCAATCAATACCAGCTCTCTGGCTCGCTCTGTCCGTTttacgtgtgtgtgtgtgcgtcgtgtctctctttctctttggGTGCGtgcgtgtgcgtgtgtgtctCTGTTTCTGTGTGGCTGTGTGAGAGTTTCTGTGGTCCGTTCCTTGGGtgcataattaaattaatcaaGTCAAGTAAATAAAAGCCAACGGGAGCAGGAagaagaacaaaaacaacagcttCATCATGACTATGGCAGGGCAAACGATCAACGACAGGCTGCTGGCCGCCCGTCACAGCCTTGCTGGCCAAGGACTCGCCAAGTCCGTCTGCAAGGCCACCACCGAGGAATGCATAGGCCCGAAGAAGAAGCATTTGGACTGTAAGTGACCTCCACACCCCCTCTACCTCCTCCCCCTCTTTCGTTGCGTAAAATCACCGTTACACCTCTTCCTAGTTACCACGCgaaaaaatatgttcattCACTTACACAgttacatacagcagcggtcAAAACAATAGTactaatttaatttactttttcttttatttttttttctgaaagtACACTTGTTAAAACAGTAAAGAAATCAGCTGTCTGCTATATATTTAGCTTAATGGAAATGTTTCAGGTTCTAGATATGTAGCAGgccataaaataaagtttttatcgcttaaagTATGAAACTTTTAGCGAATCAGTCGAGGGTTTCTGTTACTAACTGAAAGAAGCTCTTATTTACTACACATACTAAACtaaattcattttaaataaataattcaacaaAAGTTCAAGGCCGAAGTTTTTGGATTTATTTTATCAGAAATTCCTAGCTCTGTCGATAGTACCATAAGTGTACTTCACAGCTTCTCTTTTCTTTGACATTTTTGCGACAAGTTTCAAAGTTTTctgtgaaaaaaaaaggaaattgaaCCTTGCTGATTACGATCCACAACCCACCTCCCCCCCGGGTGCACCTGAGCCAGCAGCTGGCTGCTGTTTGTGGGCTCCATTCGTCATTGATGGCTCTCTGTCTCTGCCAGCTCTCTCTTTCTAATGTTACGTCACTTTCCCACGGCTGCACGTGTGTGGTTGTGTTTGTTTGGGAGCTCCTATGGACCTGGAACGCCTACGCGAGTGGCAATATTGTGGTTGCGGTGTCATTGTCTCCCTAATTTATGCAAGAgctacatatgtatgtatgttcaCTAATTCGTTGGATTTATTTAAGCCATTATTACATCGGGCTTACGACCAGGCCAATACGAAGCATGGCACTCCTGATGGATTCTGGTTTGGTGACCCGCTTTTGGCACATTTGCGAAAAGTTTTCTGATTGCGAGATGACTCATCGGTTTGGCAGTGGGAGAGAATAAAAGAGGGCCAATACCAGCGGTCGCTGCTTGCCACATAAACAAGTCTTCTAGTCTAGTTTGTGGGTATTTTGGGTAAAAGCATACATAGTAGTAGTAATAGTAGTTGAAGTCTATGAAACTTATAGTTCTGTAATCAATGGAGGTGATTTTGAAGCACCTCTTTAGATAAACCTGATCTCCGGTGGAGTTCAGAGGCCCACAACAGGTAGAATCCAACCTTAGTCTTAGCCTTTTAAGCTTTCTTTCTTTCTAACGAGTTTCGGTTTGTAAATAAAACGAGTTGTGAGTTCATAGAATCTCAAAACTAGCCCCAGAACACAGCTGAGAACAGTTGCTATTAATTAACCAGAGAAATAGGCAATCACTGGAGGAATCAAGTGCCAATGGGCCTTTTGTTACAAGTACAGTGGATATTCTTGAACTTAAGTCGGACTTTATCACTTTACTCTATAGATTCTCTTAGCCAGAGAGTACTGTTTGTTTGTTCACTTGCTGCAATCAATTTTCCACATTTAATGTTTATTGAAATTTGTTTCTATTGGAGCTTGGGAGGGGAGAGTGCCGCCCAAACAGACCATCTGTGTTGCCATGTGCAGACGCCCCTTGCAAACACTCCAAAATGATAATGACCAAGGGTTCCGGCACTTATCAAGTCCCTAGCTTTGTGGCAGCTGCGAAACTTGTTGCAAGATAAGGCCAACAATGGAGAGTCGCTAGTGATAAGGAAGGGGCGGTTTAAACAAGATGACAGTAAGAGTTTTAATGGAAGAGTTCTTGTACAAAAGAGTTCAGTacataacaaaatatttatgtttttcatCATTTTATCATCACATTTTATAGAAATctattaatttgttttgtttctctTGCAGATCTGGTTCACTGCACCAACGAGCCGAATGTGTCGATACCTCATCTGGCCAACTTACTTATCGAGCGTTCCCAGAACGCCAATTGGGTGGTGGTTTACAAGTCGCTGATAACCACACATCATCTGATGGCATATGGCAATGAggtatgtatctgtatctgtgacTCTGTGCTTAGGGGCGTATTACATTCTTATCAAGTATACTGGAGCCTCTTCCTTTTACTTTCTTTGGCGCAAAGCCTAATGTGCTAatctatttaatttcatttcatttatgGAATTTTGTGGCCCGTGCTTATACGTAAAGGTCACGTACATTACGAGACTCCCATTATGGTTGTTCtttatttggattttgttGACTCTTCACTGAGAACTGGGGCTCATGCCAAGTGATTACTCCGTCGAAGCTTatcttcttttgtttttcttcgaCGGTTCTCCGTTCTCGGTTCTCGGTTCTATTTGTTCAGCAATCGTCTCTGTAATCTCTATGCCTCACAATTGCAAGCTTCCATGAATGAAATTATTTGGCCAGAAatgattaatattttaatattaatgttatttttgaatatttatttcagCGCTTTATGCAATATCTGGCGTCAAGCAATTCTACATTCAATCTCAGCTCCTTTCTCGACAAAGGAACTGTGCAAGGTATAAACCAATTACCCCACCAttacttaatttatttaaaactaatgCTTAAATTATATCCATTTCTCCCTCTCTCGAATCTCTCTCATGCGAATGCTGTGatattttttggctttttcatttattctattttaaaaaacttaacaaTTTctaaaccaaaaaacaaaaattaataacgaATTTCGCCGCTTACTGACACATCTACCATACATCATGCTgactaacaacaacaacaacgacatcaaaatatatatctaaACTTGATATTGAAAATCGAACAATGTATACAGATGGTGGCATGGGCGTTCCAGGTGGCAGAATGGGTGAGTATTATGCAGAAAATGCTATTGGAAATTGGAAATCGGCTatagctcctcctcctcctcctttcgGCCTGTAGACGTTGCATTCTTTCCTGGTTGTGACTAAACCTTGTTCTTAGCtaaacaaaaaatccaaatttgACTAACCCTGAGAATTATTGTTATTAGTTGACTGTGCCGTGTACTAAACCCCTTTTGGAGAACTCTTTCTAATGCATTTCCAATCAACAGGTTACGATATGTCGCCCTTTATACGCCGCTATGCCAAGTATTTGAATGAGAAGTCGCTCTCCTATCGGGCCATGGCCTTTGACTTTTGCAAAGTCAAGCGAGGGTAACTAGACCCCACATTCTATATACGTATATTTGGCctaattgatttgttttgGTAATCTGTAATTTAGCAAAGAGGAGGGCTCATTGCGCAGCATGAATGCGGACAAACTTCTGAAGACTTTGCCAGTTTTGCAGGCACAATTGGATGCACTTTTGGAGTTTGATTGCCAGTCCAACGATTTGTCCAATGGTATTGTTATACATCTCTGCCAGTCATTCATTATTAATACATTTCTGATCCAATAGGCGTCATAAATATGAGCTTTATGCTCTTATTCCGCGATCTCATACGTCTGTTTGCTTGCTACAACGATGGCATCATCAATTTGCTGGAGAAGTACTTTGACATGAACAAGAAGCATGCACGCGATGCATTGGATCTCTACAAGAAGTTTTTGGTTCGGATGGATCGTGTTGGCGAATTCCTCAAGGTGGCTGAGGTGAGTAGAAGAATATAACTGCCGATTTCTGCCGATATTAAAAGGTTTGTCTCTTACAGAACGTGGGCATTGATAAGGGAGACATTCCCGATTTGACCAAGGCTCCTAGCTCATTGCTGGATGCTCTGGAGCAGCACCTGGCCACGCTGGAGGGCCGAAAAGTATCGGCGGCCAATACACCCACACAGTCGTCTAGGTTTGTGGTTCTTCCAAGTAGTGTTTCATTTGTATTATGGCATTATGTTTATTTGCCCTCTTTTTAAGcataatttttgtattattcttattttttagatcatttattgatttattctttgttttctattattttcccTTGTATGATTTTCATGTATGATTTGcggtttgattttgaatctCTGGCAATCATTAGCAATCAGCGTAACTTTAAATCCGCTGTCTCTGCACTCTCTTCTACCAGCTCGGCCTTCGGAACTGCTGCCGCTTCCAGCAAATTCGATACCAGCAATGGCATCGACGAGCAGCTCAAGGCCCAGGTCTTGGCCGAGGAGGAGGCTGCCATGAATCAGTACAAGGTGAGTTCAATCCTTTTATCGTTTAATGTCCTtttattaattgattttttctgCCTATTCTTGTGCTAGTCCAAGGTATCGTCGCCCACCAGTAGCGGAGCTGCTGGCGCTGCACTAACAAATCCATTCCTATCGTCACCGCCAGCCGCCCAGGCTGGCCAGCCGATAGTTGATCTGTTTGGTGCCGCGTCGGCGCAgcccgctgctgctgcagcagccCCTCCGGGCCAGGCCACCAAGGCTTCCGACGATCTGCTGCAGTTGGGCAATCCGTTCGCCGATATGTTCGAAGCCAGCGGAGCTCCGGGAGCAACAGGTGCTGCACTCAATGCCAATAATTTGTGGATGCATAATAATGGTAGCATGTTATAATTTCACTTTATTATTTTCGCCTAAGTTTCTTTCGAAAACTAGAGTTTATAATGATTTCGATTATATATTTACTTTCGTGCTGTACATATATGTAAGATTATGTGTGTAAGTGTAGTGACCCGAAAAGGTGTTTGTTGTCGTATCCGTAGACCTCAGAGCTAAGGGGAGTGCACTTTTCCGGCGCCCTAGACGCCCCTCTCACCCCTCAGTCTGTCTCTTAATCTCACACAGGCTTAGTCCTCTGTCTGCACCAGACTTTCATGCACCATTCATAGTTTTATCATAatctattttttaagttatcaGTTTAATTATTTGACTCTTTTTAaagttttcatttcttttgaATTCTTCTCTAATTGTTgctcttaatttttttcatcaatttTTCTTTCCAAACCCgaatacaaaaacaacaacaacaacgataCATCTACGATAACGATAACGATACTGAATACAACTTCTCGATAATCAAAATAATACGAATCGCAAATCTTCCAAAACACGCCTACGTCCAtcgcccaccgcccaccgcccacacaacacccaacaacaacaaaaaatccacaaaaaaacaaaaaaaaaatatatatatataaataaaaaaaaaacaataggTTTCAATGGCGCTTCAGTTTCCTCCGCTGCTGCTACAAATGCATTCGTTTCCGATAGTAATTTCTCATCCGTTTTCGGTAATACGGAACCGACAGGTAAGTCTCTCCATTACCGTCTTCATTCATTCCTAACTGCAAGCTATATTTTATAATCGAAGCAATCAAAATTAATATACTAAGCATTAAGCAGTTACTAACAAAAGTGTCAAATATCTATCTAAATTAAGCTCAAATCGGATCGGTTTTAAATGCTACCTCTTATATACAACTTTGGTGTGATTGCAAATACTATAACTAATTAACTATTAGCAtgcatatttaataaatattatatattaattttaatgcaGTTTCCCCAGCAGGCTAGGAAATATTATGTTTTGAGGTTCTTATTTTCATTTATGCGTGAGAATTAATTCGATTTTTATTATCCCCTCAGAGTAATAATGATTTTGATTAAGAGATGTGatagttttgttgtttttctcccatatttatttaatctgTTATCCTGAAAATGTTTTGCGTTGAAATCTACACAGCGTCGATGTCGTTGCCAAAtccattttttgatgaaatgtCCCAAGCCCCAGTCGCTGTTGCACCTGTTGCTGCGCCCCCCTTTGCCAACAATATCAATTTCATGGATCAGCagttgcagcaacaacagcaatcgGTGTTATATatgcaacatcaacagcaacagcaacaacttcagcagcagcagcagcaacagcaactgcaacagcaccgccagcaactgcaacaacagACTTCCTTGTCAGCAACGACGGCAGCATCTAACTTTCCACCAGGTGAACCACCAGGCTTGTCGCCTGCCATGCCAACCAACGAAACCCCAAACCATAAACACCTTTTCAAAGCATCTCTTTCTACGCGTGCTTTGTTTCTGTACAAAGCTTGCGCCGTCACCTGCTTGTAGTGTTGCAGCAGACTTCCTTTTCGATGTCCTGCGGGCCTGGTCCTGTGTCACAGATACTTCATTAACACCAGCCAGAACATGCTTCGTCCACTGTTGTCTGCTCGTGATTTGTAACCAATTTTTATTCGTCCAATGTAACAATGTTTCCTATC
This window contains:
- the LOC6500103 gene encoding protein SHQ1 homolog isoform X1; its protein translation is MLNGQIAHSYLENSCNLVIPHPHAREQRSKLPQPGAAAPSAAGASSSTAAGDGQGTVTGTGEGACAVAVAEALHVDRIRNCDIFVDAHDLYFYADVKLYKFHSRRTFDLRELKTLLIRYNTAENQYHLCLRCLPLNAGSQEGSGGGTGGGGTGDAAKPKSFRKEYIATFLHLPMLVGASASQLADKEPIVQEWKLKRITDQCQIQLDGNERTYKLTNHFGYGFASKYRGPPSASESSPQLDIATCRVAEPHRMSPIQRKQERIVDEMKRFSREQYKMNFVELQVPSGHQNPLRYKPKIFETSMTQEQAHLLHNLSREQEPAELENLGQNEIDCGLISILLAICYDVRTTNNDPTCESGWTRSILCPLYCYYEQFDNYRDVLVAFLRRVITYPLYRNFELGRTCVRDAIEVLKGGRNWLINQLLLTHQQFASGDPCRDSFNKYYLEDYIRYVSSANACTDEHLRLLARNLKNVLMDVNKRHLGLGVTEIETEMIKELVQEMRIGAGGGGSSILQQQLGQGDDEPDQDDDATTDDDSVITDSFDSMDMDMRLIENEIVYAVDENDDEDEEDDDDDEDDDEDDDDEDDDDEDDDEDDDEDEEGADDNDEDSVSSTTTSSEAEGNSVIEQCSNSEAAASTTSSNK
- the LOC6500103 gene encoding protein SHQ1 homolog isoform X2, translating into MLNGQIAHSYLENSCNLVIPHPHAREQRSKLPQPGAAAPSAAGASSSTAAGDGQGTVTGTGEGACAVAVAEALHVDRIRNCDIFVDAHDLYFYADVKLYKFHSRRTFDLRELKTLLIRYNTAENQYHLCLRCLPLNAGSQEGSGGGTGGGGTGDAAKPKSFRKEYIATFLHLPMLVGASASQLADKEPIVQEWKLKRITDQCQIQLDGNERTYKLTNHFGYGFASKYRGPPSASELDIATCRVAEPHRMSPIQRKQERIVDEMKRFSREQYKMNFVELQVPSGHQNPLRYKPKIFETSMTQEQAHLLHNLSREQEPAELENLGQNEIDCGLISILLAICYDVRTTNNDPTCESGWTRSILCPLYCYYEQFDNYRDVLVAFLRRVITYPLYRNFELGRTCVRDAIEVLKGGRNWLINQLLLTHQQFASGDPCRDSFNKYYLEDYIRYVSSANACTDEHLRLLARNLKNVLMDVNKRHLGLGVTEIETEMIKELVQEMRIGAGGGGSSILQQQLGQGDDEPDQDDDATTDDDSVITDSFDSMDMDMRLIENEIVYAVDENDDEDEEDDDDDEDDDEDDDDEDDDDEDDDEDDDEDEEGADDNDEDSVSSTTTSSEAEGNSVIEQCSNSEAAASTTSSNK